One stretch of Streptomyces sp. 135 DNA includes these proteins:
- a CDS encoding 3-oxoacyl-ACP reductase — MSLPLPLEGLAAVVTGAGRGLGRAEALELARLGASVVVNDFGQPGRDGSGEASAAPAEEVAAEIRAKGGQAVAHTGDVADHDQARTLIGLAVDTYGKLDILVNNAGILRDRMIFSMSEGEWDSVIRVHLKGHFNTTHFASVHWRERSKAAGGPVYGRIVNTSSEAFLAGSAGQPNYAAAKGGIVGLTTSTALALAKYGVTANAICPRARTRMTEDVFQGFQEPTDGRLDPLAPEHVSPLVGYLASPAAGRVNGQLLVVHGGMVAIVERPKVAAKFDAAKEAFTFEELDELISPYYATRPPAETFAAAEVLGLKREKA; from the coding sequence CTGTCACTGCCACTGCCGCTTGAGGGTCTGGCCGCGGTCGTCACCGGCGCGGGCCGCGGGCTCGGCCGCGCCGAGGCCCTGGAACTGGCCCGGCTCGGCGCGAGCGTCGTCGTCAACGACTTCGGGCAGCCGGGGCGCGACGGCTCCGGTGAGGCGTCGGCGGCGCCCGCCGAGGAGGTCGCCGCCGAGATCCGGGCCAAGGGCGGGCAGGCCGTGGCCCACACCGGCGACGTGGCGGACCACGACCAGGCCCGCACGCTGATCGGGCTGGCGGTCGACACGTACGGAAAGCTCGACATCCTGGTCAACAACGCGGGCATCCTGCGGGACCGGATGATCTTCTCGATGAGCGAGGGCGAGTGGGACTCGGTCATCCGCGTCCACCTCAAGGGCCACTTCAACACGACCCACTTCGCGTCCGTCCACTGGCGCGAGCGCTCCAAGGCCGCGGGCGGCCCGGTGTACGGGCGGATCGTGAACACCTCGTCGGAGGCGTTCCTCGCCGGATCCGCGGGCCAGCCCAACTACGCGGCGGCGAAGGGCGGCATCGTCGGACTGACGACGTCGACGGCGCTGGCGCTCGCCAAGTACGGCGTGACGGCCAACGCGATCTGCCCCCGCGCGCGGACGCGGATGACCGAGGACGTCTTCCAGGGGTTCCAGGAGCCGACGGACGGCCGGCTGGACCCGCTCGCGCCCGAACACGTGTCGCCGCTGGTCGGCTATCTCGCCTCGCCCGCCGCCGGCCGCGTCAACGGCCAACTGCTCGTGGTCCACGGGGGGATGGTCGCGATCGTCGAACGCCCCAAGGTGGCGGCGAAGTTCGACGCGGCGAAGGAGGCGTTCACCTTCGAGGAGCTGGACGAGCTGATCTCGCCGTACTACGCGACGCGCCCCCCGGCCGAGACGTTCGCGGCGGCCGAGGTGCTCGGCCTGAAGCGGGAGAAGGCCTGA
- a CDS encoding VOC family protein, translating into MKTKLGSFYPVIATRDVAAARDFYVRHFGFEATFEADWYVSLHRPDAPQYELALLDHTHPTLPEGHRTPVRGGLLLNFEVDDVDAEHRRLVGQAGLPEVLSLRTEDFGQRHFIVAAPDGVLIDVITVVAAGEEYAEQYTPGHAPQGG; encoded by the coding sequence GTGAAGACCAAGCTCGGCAGCTTCTATCCGGTGATCGCCACCCGCGACGTGGCCGCCGCACGCGACTTCTACGTCCGCCACTTCGGCTTCGAGGCGACCTTCGAGGCCGACTGGTACGTGAGCCTCCACCGCCCGGACGCCCCGCAGTACGAACTCGCCCTGCTCGACCACACCCACCCCACCCTCCCGGAAGGGCACCGCACGCCGGTGCGGGGCGGCCTCCTGCTCAACTTCGAGGTCGACGACGTCGACGCCGAGCACCGCAGGCTGGTCGGGCAGGCGGGCCTGCCGGAGGTGCTCTCCCTGCGTACGGAGGACTTCGGGCAGCGCCACTTCATCGTCGCCGCGCCGGACGGCGTACTGATCGACGTCATCACCGTGGTGGCGGCGGGCGAGGAGTACGCGGAGCAGTACACACCCGGGCACGCCCCGCAGGGCGGCTGA
- a CDS encoding MaoC/PaaZ C-terminal domain-containing protein: protein MPIDAAKAVAAEPRSAEITWDHKDVQLYHLGLGAGRPATDPAELRYTLESRLHVLPSFATVAGAGMGMMGGLSAPGIEVDLAAVLHGGQTITLHRPIPVGGRAMTTSKVAAVYDKGKAAILVLRSEAADDEGPLWTSDAQIFVRGEGGFGGDRGPSTRLPAPEGDPDLEIERPVREDQALLYRLSGDWNPLHADPEFAKLAGFDKPILHGLCTYGMTLKAVVDTQLDGDVSRVRSYGTRFVGVVFPGETLRIRMWRTEGRVQATVTAVERDDAPVLADTVVEHV from the coding sequence ATGCCCATTGACGCCGCGAAGGCCGTGGCCGCCGAACCCCGGTCCGCCGAGATCACCTGGGACCACAAGGACGTCCAGCTCTACCACCTGGGCCTCGGCGCGGGACGGCCCGCCACCGACCCCGCCGAACTGCGGTACACGCTGGAATCCAGGCTGCACGTCCTGCCCAGCTTCGCCACCGTCGCGGGCGCCGGGATGGGGATGATGGGCGGCCTCTCCGCCCCCGGCATCGAGGTGGACCTCGCGGCGGTGCTGCACGGCGGCCAGACCATCACGCTGCACCGCCCCATTCCCGTGGGCGGCAGGGCGATGACCACCTCGAAGGTCGCCGCGGTGTACGACAAGGGCAAGGCGGCGATCCTCGTCCTGCGCTCCGAGGCCGCCGACGACGAGGGCCCGCTGTGGACGAGCGACGCCCAGATCTTCGTACGCGGTGAAGGGGGCTTCGGCGGCGACCGGGGACCCTCCACCCGGCTGCCCGCCCCCGAGGGCGACCCCGACCTGGAGATCGAGCGCCCCGTCCGCGAGGACCAGGCACTGCTCTACCGCCTCTCCGGTGACTGGAACCCCCTGCACGCCGACCCCGAGTTCGCGAAGCTCGCCGGCTTCGACAAGCCGATCCTGCACGGGCTGTGCACGTACGGGATGACGCTCAAGGCCGTCGTCGACACGCAGCTGGACGGCGACGTGTCCCGGGTGCGCAGCTACGGCACCCGCTTCGTCGGCGTCGTCTTCCCCGGCGAGACCCTGCGCATCCGCATGTGGCGCACCGAGGGCCGCGTCCAGGCCACGGTCACCGCGGTCGAACGGGACGACGCGCCGGTCCTCGCCGACACCGTCGTCGAGCACGTCTGA
- the eda gene encoding bifunctional 4-hydroxy-2-oxoglutarate aldolase/2-dehydro-3-deoxy-phosphogluconate aldolase has product MVPDSPSAPPYAAPSVPYAPSPAPSVLDLAPVVPVVVVEDLADAVPMARALVAGGLPAIEVTLRTPVALDAIRAIAAEVPDAVVGAGTVISARNVADSVAAGARFLVSPGWTESLLAAMEGSGVPFLPGVSTTSEVVALLERGVSEMKFFPAEAAGGTAYLKSLGGPLPQARFCPTGGITPGTAPTYLALKNVGCVGGSWMLPSDAVAAKDWARVESLAREASTLR; this is encoded by the coding sequence ATGGTTCCTGACTCGCCCTCCGCGCCGCCGTACGCCGCACCCTCCGTGCCCTACGCGCCCTCCCCCGCCCCCTCCGTTCTCGACCTCGCCCCCGTCGTCCCCGTGGTCGTCGTGGAGGACCTCGCCGACGCCGTGCCGATGGCGCGGGCCCTGGTGGCCGGAGGCCTGCCCGCGATCGAGGTGACGCTGCGGACGCCGGTCGCGCTCGACGCGATCCGGGCCATCGCCGCCGAGGTGCCGGACGCGGTCGTCGGCGCCGGCACCGTGATATCCGCGCGGAACGTCGCCGACTCCGTGGCGGCCGGCGCCCGCTTCCTCGTCAGCCCCGGCTGGACGGAGTCACTGCTGGCGGCGATGGAGGGGTCCGGGGTGCCGTTCCTGCCCGGCGTCTCGACGACCTCGGAGGTCGTGGCGCTGCTGGAACGCGGCGTCAGTGAGATGAAGTTCTTCCCCGCGGAGGCCGCCGGCGGAACCGCCTACCTCAAGTCCCTCGGCGGCCCACTGCCCCAGGCCCGCTTCTGCCCGACCGGCGGCATCACGCCCGGCACCGCGCCGACGTATCTCGCACTGAAGAACGTCGGCTGTGTGGGCGGCAGTTGGATGCTGCCCTCCGACGCCGTCGCGGCGAAGGACTGGGCGCGCGTGGAGTCCTTGGCGCGGGAGGCCTCCACCCTGCGGTGA
- a CDS encoding RNB domain-containing ribonuclease, with translation MPRRQLRVTGAAEAPLRAALRALRTTLDVPDAFPADVLAEAERAAATPRLPDHDVTDIPFFTIDPPTSVDLDQAMHLSRREGGGYRVRYAIADVAAYVTPGGAIDAEAHRRVTTLYFPDEKVPLHPTALSEGAASLLRGQVCPAVLWTIDLDGDGRAEHTDVRRALVRSRAKLDYEGVQRAIDDGTAEEPVGLLRDIGTLRESLEVDRGGISLNVPEQEIVERDGTYELAYRAPLPADGWNAQISLLTGMAAAQLMIDSGTGILRTLPTAPDGAVGRLRRTAKALHVDWPHHVPYAELVRTLDPRQPHHAAFLQECTTLLRGAGYTAFSGGEIPEHTLHAAVAAPYAHCTAPLRRLVDRYASELCLAACAGAGVPQWVLAALDELPKEMAEGTRRGNMVERECVDIVEAALLKDRVGELFDAVVVDVKDHEPTAGIVQLTDPAIVARVEGGPAELPLGERLRVRLTRADPATAKVRFTPA, from the coding sequence ATGCCGCGCCGCCAGCTCCGTGTGACCGGCGCAGCGGAGGCTCCGTTGCGGGCCGCGCTGCGTGCACTGCGTACGACACTCGACGTGCCCGACGCCTTCCCCGCCGATGTCCTCGCGGAGGCGGAACGCGCCGCCGCGACGCCCCGGCTGCCGGACCACGACGTGACGGACATCCCCTTCTTCACCATCGACCCGCCCACCTCCGTCGACCTCGACCAGGCCATGCACCTGTCACGGCGCGAGGGCGGCGGCTACCGCGTGCGGTACGCGATCGCCGACGTCGCGGCGTACGTCACGCCCGGTGGCGCGATCGACGCCGAGGCCCACCGCCGCGTCACCACGCTCTACTTCCCCGACGAGAAGGTCCCGCTGCACCCCACGGCCCTGAGCGAGGGCGCCGCCAGCCTGCTCCGCGGCCAGGTCTGCCCGGCGGTCCTGTGGACGATCGACCTCGACGGGGACGGCCGCGCCGAGCACACCGACGTACGCCGTGCCCTCGTACGCAGCCGGGCGAAACTGGACTACGAAGGGGTGCAGCGCGCCATCGACGACGGCACGGCGGAGGAGCCGGTCGGCCTGCTGCGGGACATCGGGACACTGCGCGAGAGCCTGGAGGTCGACCGCGGCGGCATCTCCCTCAACGTGCCCGAGCAGGAGATCGTCGAGCGCGACGGCACGTACGAACTCGCCTACCGCGCCCCCCTGCCCGCCGACGGCTGGAACGCCCAGATCTCCCTGCTCACCGGCATGGCCGCCGCCCAGCTCATGATCGACTCCGGTACGGGCATCCTGCGGACCCTGCCGACCGCCCCCGACGGCGCGGTCGGCCGCCTGCGCCGCACCGCCAAGGCGCTGCACGTCGACTGGCCGCACCACGTCCCGTACGCGGAGCTCGTACGCACCCTCGACCCCCGGCAGCCGCACCACGCCGCCTTCCTCCAGGAGTGCACGACGCTGCTGCGCGGCGCGGGCTACACGGCGTTCAGCGGCGGCGAGATCCCCGAGCACACCCTGCACGCCGCGGTCGCCGCCCCCTACGCCCACTGCACCGCGCCCCTGCGCCGCCTCGTCGACCGCTACGCCTCCGAGCTCTGCCTCGCGGCCTGCGCGGGCGCGGGCGTCCCGCAGTGGGTACTGGCCGCCCTGGACGAGTTGCCCAAGGAGATGGCGGAGGGCACCCGGCGCGGCAACATGGTGGAACGGGAGTGCGTGGACATCGTCGAGGCCGCGCTGCTCAAGGACCGGGTCGGCGAGCTCTTCGACGCGGTGGTGGTGGACGTGAAGGACCACGAACCGACCGCCGGCATCGTGCAGTTGACCGACCCGGCGATCGTGGCCCGCGTCGAGGGCGGCCCCGCGGAACTGCCGCTGGGCGAGCGCCTGCGCGTACGCCTCACGCGGGCGGACCCGGCGACGGCGAAGGTGCGGTTCACGCCCGCGTGA
- a CDS encoding TetR/AcrR family transcriptional regulator: protein MAVTRAEQRAATRRALLAEGRRRFAADGYHAVVLADVARAAGVTKGAAYHHFESKAGLFRAVVAEVQEELGERVAAAAERHEDPWEQLLAGCRAFLAAGRDPVVRRIVLVDAPAVLGWDEWRAMDEDGSARHLAQALDTLVVSGVIAEQPVEPLARLLSGAMNEAALWLARGGDASPQAPALTERALERLLGGLRAGGGGGSVAVDGG, encoded by the coding sequence ATGGCGGTCACCAGGGCCGAGCAACGGGCGGCGACACGGCGGGCCCTGCTGGCCGAGGGGCGGCGGAGATTCGCCGCCGACGGATACCACGCCGTGGTCCTCGCCGACGTGGCGCGGGCGGCCGGGGTCACCAAGGGGGCCGCCTACCACCACTTCGAGAGCAAGGCGGGGCTGTTCCGCGCGGTCGTCGCCGAGGTGCAGGAAGAGCTGGGGGAGCGGGTCGCGGCCGCCGCCGAGCGCCACGAGGACCCCTGGGAGCAGCTGCTGGCGGGCTGCCGGGCCTTCCTTGCCGCCGGGCGTGATCCGGTGGTGCGGCGCATCGTCCTGGTCGACGCGCCGGCCGTGCTCGGGTGGGACGAGTGGCGGGCCATGGACGAGGACGGTTCCGCCCGGCACCTGGCCCAGGCGCTGGACACGCTGGTGGTGTCCGGGGTCATCGCCGAGCAGCCGGTGGAGCCGTTGGCACGCCTGCTCTCGGGAGCGATGAACGAGGCGGCGCTGTGGCTGGCCCGCGGGGGCGACGCCTCGCCGCAGGCACCGGCCCTGACGGAGCGGGCGCTGGAGCGGTTGCTGGGTGGGCTGCGTGCGGGGGGAGGAGGCGGCTCCGTGGCGGTCGACGGGGGGTGA
- a CDS encoding Nif3-like dinuclear metal center hexameric protein has protein sequence MPRLSEVIAALDALWPADLAESWDAVGTVCGDPDAEVSRVLFAVDPVQEIADEAVRLGAQLLVTHHPLYLRGTTTVAASTFKGRVVHDLIKNDVALHVAHTNADRADPGVSDALAGALDLRVVRPLVPDPTDRHGRRGLGRICELEHPLTLAELAERAAKRLPATAQGIRAAGDPDALIRTVAVSGGSGDSLFDDVRAAGVDAFLTADLRHHPASEARERTPLALLDAAHWATEWPWCELAAAQLDQISDRNGWGLRVHVSHTVTDPWTAHAASTPNSTGAPN, from the coding sequence GTGCCCCGTCTGTCTGAAGTCATCGCCGCCCTCGACGCCCTGTGGCCCGCCGATCTGGCCGAGAGCTGGGATGCGGTCGGCACGGTCTGCGGAGACCCCGACGCGGAGGTCTCCCGGGTCCTCTTCGCCGTCGACCCCGTCCAGGAGATCGCCGACGAGGCGGTGCGGCTCGGAGCCCAGCTCCTGGTCACCCACCACCCGCTCTACCTGCGCGGTACGACGACGGTCGCGGCCTCCACCTTCAAGGGCCGCGTCGTCCACGACCTCATCAAGAACGACGTCGCGCTGCACGTCGCGCACACCAACGCCGACCGCGCCGACCCGGGCGTCTCCGACGCGCTCGCGGGCGCCCTCGACCTGCGGGTCGTACGCCCCCTCGTGCCGGACCCCACCGACCGCCACGGCCGTCGCGGGCTCGGCAGGATCTGCGAGCTCGAACACCCGCTGACCCTCGCCGAGCTCGCCGAGCGCGCGGCGAAGCGGCTGCCCGCCACCGCGCAGGGCATCCGCGCCGCGGGCGACCCGGACGCGCTGATCCGCACCGTCGCGGTGAGCGGCGGCTCCGGCGACAGCCTCTTCGACGACGTGCGCGCCGCCGGTGTGGACGCCTTCCTCACCGCCGACCTGCGCCACCACCCGGCCTCCGAGGCCCGCGAACGCACACCGCTGGCGCTGCTCGACGCCGCCCACTGGGCCACCGAGTGGCCCTGGTGCGAGCTGGCCGCAGCCCAGCTCGATCAGATCTCCGACCGCAACGGATGGGGCCTTCGCGTCCACGTCTCGCACACGGTCACCGACCCCTGGACCGCCCACGCGGCCTCAACCCCGAACTCAACAGGAGCCCCCAACTGA
- a CDS encoding C4-type zinc ribbon domain-containing protein yields MNAAPADQIRLLDVQALDTRLQQLAHKKRSLPEHAEIESLTKDLTQLRDLLVASTTEEGDCAREQTKAEQDVDQVRQRAARDQQRLDSGAVSSPKDLENLQREIASLAKRQGDLEDVVLEVMERRESAQERVAELTERVSSIQAKIDDATGRRDAASEELDREMATATKEREVVSASIPADLLKLYDKLRAQQGGVGAAKLYQRRCEGCRLELNITEVNEVKAASPDTVLRCENCRRILVRTSESGL; encoded by the coding sequence CTGAACGCCGCGCCCGCCGACCAGATCCGACTGCTCGACGTCCAGGCCCTGGACACCCGACTTCAGCAGCTCGCGCACAAGAAGAGGTCCCTTCCCGAGCACGCCGAGATCGAGTCGCTGACCAAGGACCTCACGCAGCTGCGCGACCTCCTCGTCGCCTCGACGACCGAGGAGGGCGACTGCGCCCGCGAGCAGACCAAGGCGGAGCAGGACGTCGACCAGGTCCGTCAGCGCGCGGCCCGCGACCAGCAGCGCCTGGACTCCGGCGCGGTCTCGTCCCCCAAGGACCTGGAGAACCTCCAGCGCGAGATCGCCTCGCTCGCCAAGCGCCAGGGTGACCTGGAGGACGTCGTCCTGGAGGTCATGGAGCGCCGGGAGTCCGCGCAGGAGCGGGTCGCCGAGCTGACCGAGCGGGTCTCCTCGATCCAGGCGAAGATCGACGACGCGACGGGCCGCAGGGACGCCGCGTCCGAGGAGCTCGACCGCGAGATGGCCACGGCCACCAAGGAGCGCGAGGTCGTCTCGGCCTCCATCCCGGCCGACCTCCTCAAGCTGTACGACAAGCTCCGCGCGCAGCAGGGCGGCGTCGGCGCGGCCAAGCTCTACCAGCGGCGCTGCGAGGGCTGCCGCCTGGAGCTCAACATCACCGAGGTCAACGAAGTGAAGGCGGCCTCCCCCGACACCGTCCTGCGGTGCGAGAACTGCCGTCGCATCCTGGTCCGTACGTCCGAGTCCGGCCTGTAA
- a CDS encoding Zn-dependent alcohol dehydrogenase has product MRAAVLHEIGQDKLEVLDDVEALGFGPGKVRIRIRATGLCHSDVSAMNGVLPQPAPFIPGHEGAGEILDVGDGVSGLAPGDRVLLSWLPACGTCPACKRGQTQLCLAGFMNAGTPNFKRPGGDVFGFAGTGTFTEEVVVDAGCAVPIPDDVPFDIAALIGCGVTTGLGAAINTADVRAGSSVAVIGCGGVGISAIQGARLKGAAQIVAVDPVASRREAALGFGATEAVPPDGLADAKQRITAGEGFDYVFEVVGKSATARTAYETTRRGGTLCVVGAGAMDDHLQLNMFELFFDEKRILPSMYGGGDVLQSYERAIALWRAGRIDLENLITHRVRLTEINEALDQMRTGTALRTCIEI; this is encoded by the coding sequence ATGCGCGCAGCCGTACTGCACGAGATAGGCCAGGACAAGCTCGAAGTCCTCGACGACGTGGAGGCGTTGGGCTTCGGTCCGGGCAAGGTGAGGATCCGAATCCGGGCCACCGGCCTGTGCCACTCGGACGTCTCCGCGATGAACGGCGTGCTGCCGCAGCCCGCGCCCTTCATCCCCGGCCACGAGGGCGCCGGCGAGATCCTCGACGTCGGTGACGGCGTCAGCGGTCTCGCGCCGGGCGACCGGGTCCTCCTGAGCTGGCTCCCCGCCTGCGGCACCTGCCCCGCCTGCAAGCGGGGCCAGACCCAGCTCTGTCTCGCCGGTTTCATGAACGCGGGCACCCCCAACTTCAAGCGCCCCGGCGGGGACGTCTTCGGCTTCGCGGGCACGGGCACCTTCACCGAGGAGGTCGTCGTCGACGCCGGGTGCGCCGTGCCGATCCCCGACGACGTGCCCTTCGACATCGCGGCGCTCATCGGCTGCGGGGTGACCACGGGGCTCGGCGCGGCCATCAACACCGCCGACGTGCGGGCCGGTTCGTCGGTGGCCGTCATCGGCTGCGGTGGCGTCGGCATCTCCGCGATCCAGGGGGCCAGGCTCAAGGGCGCGGCGCAGATCGTCGCGGTCGACCCGGTCGCCTCGCGCAGGGAGGCGGCGCTCGGCTTCGGCGCCACGGAGGCGGTCCCGCCCGACGGGCTGGCCGACGCCAAGCAGCGGATCACCGCGGGCGAGGGCTTCGACTACGTCTTCGAGGTCGTCGGCAAGTCCGCCACGGCCCGCACGGCGTACGAGACGACGCGGCGCGGCGGCACGCTGTGCGTCGTCGGCGCGGGCGCCATGGACGACCACCTCCAGCTCAACATGTTCGAGCTGTTCTTCGACGAGAAGCGGATCCTGCCCTCCATGTACGGCGGGGGCGACGTCCTCCAGTCGTACGAACGCGCCATCGCGCTCTGGCGGGCGGGCCGCATCGATCTGGAGAACCTCATCACGCACCGGGTGCGGCTCACCGAGATCAACGAGGCCCTCGACCAGATGCGTACCGGGACCGCCCTGCGTACGTGCATCGAGATCTGA
- a CDS encoding MFS transporter, whose amino-acid sequence MVQTPSTTYTPDAATAPPKKSAPVWAVLLAACAGQFLVVLDVSVVNTALPSMRADLGMSAIGLQWVVNAYSIAFAGFMLLGGRAGDLFGRKRMFLLGLGLFTAASLGGGLAQAEWQLLAARAVQGLGAAILAPSTLTILTSAVPEGPARIRAIGVWSAVGAGGGAAGGLVGGALTDLLSWRWVLLINVPIGALVIVAGLAWLTESRAGQARRLDVPGAVLVTAGLATLAYGIVQTEEKGWTAAATLVPLAAGLALLAAFLVVEARTKVPLMPLKLFRVRSVSAANAAMFMCGGGMFAMWMFMTLYAQNVLDYSPLKAGLALIPSSLTIVLGSMLAPRVMPVLGAKNVSVLGIVVAAAGFGWQSTMTVDGAYMTSIMLPGIVMMFGAGLATTPLASLATSGAQPGDAGLVSGLINTSRTMGGALGLAVLSTVAAAQMDGSTSRQALTDGYAMAFRTSGFILLAGVVMLLLWMPAQRTAASRGAGSQDS is encoded by the coding sequence ATGGTCCAGACGCCCTCCACCACTTACACCCCCGACGCCGCAACCGCCCCGCCGAAGAAGTCCGCCCCGGTGTGGGCGGTCCTGCTCGCCGCCTGCGCCGGCCAGTTCCTGGTCGTCCTCGACGTGTCGGTGGTGAACACCGCGCTGCCCTCGATGCGGGCCGACCTCGGCATGAGCGCCATCGGACTCCAGTGGGTCGTCAACGCCTACTCCATCGCCTTCGCGGGCTTCATGCTGCTCGGCGGCCGGGCCGGCGACCTCTTCGGGCGCAAGCGGATGTTCCTTCTCGGCCTCGGCCTCTTCACCGCCGCCTCCCTCGGCGGCGGCCTCGCGCAGGCCGAGTGGCAGCTCCTGGCGGCGCGGGCCGTCCAGGGACTCGGCGCCGCGATCCTCGCGCCGTCGACGCTGACGATCCTCACCTCGGCCGTGCCCGAGGGCCCGGCGCGCATACGGGCGATCGGCGTCTGGTCGGCGGTCGGCGCGGGCGGCGGCGCGGCCGGCGGCCTGGTCGGCGGCGCCCTCACCGACCTGCTCTCCTGGCGCTGGGTGCTCCTGATCAACGTCCCCATCGGCGCCCTGGTCATCGTCGCGGGGCTGGCCTGGCTCACCGAGAGCAGGGCGGGCCAGGCGCGCCGCCTCGACGTGCCGGGCGCGGTGCTCGTCACGGCCGGGCTCGCCACCCTCGCGTACGGGATCGTGCAGACCGAGGAGAAGGGCTGGACGGCGGCGGCGACCCTGGTGCCGCTGGCGGCCGGGCTCGCGCTGCTCGCGGCCTTCCTCGTGGTGGAGGCGCGCACGAAGGTGCCGCTGATGCCGCTGAAGCTGTTCAGGGTGCGGTCGGTGTCGGCCGCGAACGCCGCGATGTTCATGTGCGGCGGCGGGATGTTCGCCATGTGGATGTTCATGACGCTGTACGCCCAGAACGTCCTCGACTACTCCCCGCTCAAGGCGGGCCTCGCCCTCATCCCGTCGTCCCTCACCATCGTCCTCGGCTCGATGCTGGCGCCGCGCGTGATGCCGGTGCTCGGCGCGAAGAACGTCTCCGTGCTCGGCATCGTGGTGGCCGCCGCGGGCTTCGGCTGGCAGTCGACGATGACGGTCGACGGGGCGTACATGACCTCGATCATGCTGCCCGGCATCGTGATGATGTTCGGCGCGGGCCTCGCCACGACCCCGCTCGCCTCCCTCGCCACGTCGGGCGCGCAGCCGGGCGACGCGGGGCTCGTCTCGGGCCTGATCAACACCTCCCGCACGATGGGCGGCGCGCTCGGCCTCGCGGTGCTCTCCACGGTGGCGGCGGCGCAGATGGACGGCTCGACGTCGCGGCAGGCGCTGACGGACGGCTACGCGATGGCGTTCCGCACGAGCGGGTTCATCCTGCTGGCGGGCGTGGTGATGCTGCTCCTGTGGATGCCGGCGCAGCGGACGGCCGCCTCCCGGGGGGCCGGCTCTCAGGACAGCTGA
- the yaaA gene encoding peroxide stress protein YaaA → MLVLLPPSEGKASSGRGAPLKPETLSLPGLAEARRTVLDELVELCAADEEKARLVLGLSEGLRGEVAKNAELRTAGARPAGEIYTGVLYDALDLASLDAAAKRRAARCLLVFSGLWGAVGVSDKIPSYRCSMGVKLPGLGALGAFWRTPMASVMPEAAGDGLVLDLRSSAYAAAWKPKGEVAGRTATVRVLHAQLVDGVEKRSVVSHFNKATKGRIVRSLLTTGARPEGPAELVEALRDLGHAVEAEPPAKAGRPWALDVVVRDVH, encoded by the coding sequence GTGCTCGTCCTGCTGCCGCCGTCCGAAGGCAAGGCCTCGTCCGGGCGGGGTGCTCCGCTCAAGCCCGAGACGCTGTCGTTGCCGGGGCTCGCCGAGGCTCGGCGGACCGTGCTCGACGAGCTGGTCGAGCTGTGCGCCGCCGACGAGGAGAAGGCGCGGCTCGTGCTCGGGCTCAGCGAAGGGCTGCGGGGTGAGGTCGCCAAGAACGCCGAGCTGCGTACGGCGGGCGCCCGTCCCGCGGGCGAGATCTACACGGGCGTGCTGTACGACGCCCTGGACCTGGCCTCGCTCGACGCCGCCGCCAAGCGCCGCGCCGCCCGCTGCCTGCTCGTCTTCTCCGGGCTGTGGGGCGCCGTCGGCGTGAGCGACAAGATCCCCTCCTACCGCTGCTCGATGGGCGTGAAGCTGCCGGGCCTCGGGGCGCTCGGCGCGTTCTGGCGTACGCCGATGGCCTCCGTGATGCCCGAGGCGGCGGGTGACGGGCTGGTCCTCGACCTGCGGTCGTCGGCGTACGCGGCGGCCTGGAAGCCCAAGGGCGAGGTGGCGGGGCGGACGGCGACCGTGCGGGTGCTGCACGCGCAGCTGGTGGACGGGGTCGAGAAGCGGTCCGTGGTCTCGCACTTCAACAAGGCGACGAAGGGCCGCATCGTCCGGTCCCTGCTGACCACGGGCGCCCGGCCCGAGGGCCCCGCCGAGCTGGTGGAGGCGCTGCGGGACCTGGGGCATGCGGTGGAGGCGGAGCCCCCCGCGAAGGCGGGCAGGCCGTGGGCACTGGACGTGGTGGTACGGGACGTGCACTGA